DNA sequence from the Methanothermobacter thermautotrophicus genome:
CTATAACATCTACAGTCACATTTACTAACGTAAACATCCCTATACTACCAGCGGGTGGTGGCCTGGAAATTAAAATTTTTTGAGTAGTTCCTCAATTTTTTCCATGAAATCATAAAAGTCTGGGAGGTGTTTTTTCAGGATATTGAAGGCTATCTCATCATCAATTTTACCATAACGATGAACCAGGATGTTCCTGAAAGCTTTCATGGCTCTGAGCTTTTCACCCATCTCATTACTGATAATATTATCTCGCAGAAGGTTTTCGAAAACGTCCTCCTCTTCACCTGGAACCCCAAGTTTTAAATCAGAATTTAGTATTGAACATATGTCAAAGATATTCTCTATGGAAAATTCCAGTCTTTTATAGATGCCGTCTTTTACGAGTCCGAGCCCGGAAAACTCTTTGAAGGTTTCAGGAGTATTCTCTTCCACTAGTTTTACGCTTTCCTCTATTTCCTTAAGTTTTGTCCTTATAATGGTTTTTCTTACCATGGCTCCGCCCTTTATTCTATTGGTTTTTCTCCAATATAATCATAGAACCTGTTTTTGAATGCTTCAAATTCTTTTATGGTCTCCCAGGCAATATCATGCAGGAATGTTTCATCCTCACAGTAGATTACCTTCCCCTTCAGCACCTCAACCCTAATATATAATGGGAGAACTTGGAAAATTTGAACATCAAATACCTCTGGAAGCTTTGATAAAAGCCTGAACCTGAAATCTGATGCCTCCTCCATATCACCATCATAATAAATGCAAAGATCTATATCAGAGCCGCTGTGCATTCTATCCCCGGCTGCTGACCCATACAATATTATGAACTTCACCCTCTCAAAGCCTCTGGTTGCCTTTATCTCATTAAGGGCCTTTTTTACCATTTTCATGGAATCCATCCATAAAAGGTTTATCTTCCAAGATATTTTATTCTTTCCCCTTGAATGGGTCTATCAGGACCTTGTGGATTGATTTCTAAAGATTTATCCTGTCCAATATGCAGGTTCTGAGGTTTATCCTTGATTTTAGACCCCTCATGGTATTATGCGTTTTATGCTCTTTGGGATGTACCATCCTTAACCCCTTTTTACTTGAACAGACCAGGAAAAAGGGCTTAACAGTCCTATACGCAATAAATTCCTCCCAAACCATTTTCCTAAGCTAGAGGATCTGAAGGGTTTTCTGTGGGATTCACCTGAATTTTCATGTGCTCTGAGGGATCCTCACAGAATTAGTGAAAGTTTTATAGGTCTGCTCCAGCAAGCTAAAATTCGAAGCAGTTTTTTGCCTGTTACCTAATCCATATAAAAACTTTAAGGTTCCTTTATCCTGCTAAGATCTGCACAGAGACGTTTGATTAGAAAGGCCACAGTTCCTGAAAGTGCCTCAACTGGGGATGCGCAAGGTATTTAAGAACCGCCACCATATAATTCACACCTGAAAAAACTTCATTAGTGATTCAAATGGTTGCTGGAACATTCACCGGATCTGTAATCTACTCCCATGCAATACCTGCAGTTATGGGATTCCTGAGCATGATTCTGATATGTAATGGTGTTATGGATGATAACCGGGACCAGGTCCTTGCAGGTGTTGGCATATTCTTTGCAGCCGGTCTCTTACCCTTCATCATCCTGCCCTTCATCCTCGGAATCTAGTCAGATTTCACCCTCAAGTTTTCTTGTGGCCATTAGGGATGCGAACCTTCCAGCCGCCTCAGGACCCACCATTCTTCTGGCATGCACATAGGCGGCCATGTAGGTGTCCCCCAGACCCGTTGGGTCAAGTTCCCTCACAGCCCTCACAGCCATTACCCTTATTCTGGAGCCGCCATGGCAGATGACTGAACCCCTCCTGCCGCATGTTACCACCGCCTCGGAGGTATGACGGGCCAGCATCCTCAGAGCCCTGGATGGGTTATCTGAGATCGTCCCAAGTTCATTCACATCAAGGAATACACCATCCCCTGCCTCCATGACCCTCCATATGTGCACTGCAGGTTTCAGTATTACGCTGCTTCCCATGGGATGTCTGAGGTAACCCTGAAGTCCTGTGTAGAGCCTGTGTCTCTCACCCAGGAATTCAAGGGTCCCGAGGGGTATGTCTGAGGGGAGGAGAGGTCCTGCAAGTACAGCGGTCCAGTCCTCCTCTGCAAGGCCATCAAGGTCCTCAACTTCTATGGGGTTTTCAGCGAAGTTTGACCTCTGAATCCTGCTTGAGGTATCGCCATTGAGGTAGATGTTTTCAAATTCAACTGTACGGTCATGGTAGATGGGCACGACCCTCGTCTGATCCGGGAATTCCTCAAGGAGCTCCGAGTCTTCCTCTGAGATTGTTACCAGGGCTGTGTGGCTGGTGCCAAGATGGGAAAGGATCCTTGAGTAGTAGTAGACAGCACCACCCACCTTCACCTCGGTGGAGTCTCCCCTCACAATGATGTCCCTGCTTACCGGGCCTATGAGGAGGTACCCGCTCCCTGAACTCACCCGGGCCTCACCATCCCCTCATGGAGTGCCCTTCCAACAAGGACCGCCCTGACACCCATAGCCTCAAGTTCAGGTATCTCCTCAGGGAGAACACCACCACCGGGTATTACACGACCTATAAGTGGTCTGAAGAGTTCAAGGAGCTCCCTGTTGAAACCCCCTGAGGTACCAACGGCCCCTATATCAAGGAGGATTATATCGGATTCGTATCCCGTTAAAAGGTCCCTGAATTCCTCGAGCCCCATTTCAAGGTTCCTTGAGTGGAGCTTCATGTCCTTAACGTCCACGCTGATAACTGTCCTCTCTGATGGATAGTTCCTGAGGATCTCCTCCAGCTCCCCTGTACTATCAAGGGTCTCCGTTGCAACAACTACCCTCGATGCGAATTCAAGCAGGAAGTGGAATGTTTCACGATCCCTGACACCGGCATCAAGGATCACAGGGAGGATGTGGTTCACCCTCCTCACCGCTTCGAGGTTTGAGCCTGTTCCCTCAATGGCATCCAGGTCCGCTATGTAGATGGACCTTGCACCTGCCGCCCTGAGGGATAGTGCGATGTTTACGGGATCGGGTGAAGGTGAATATACTGACTCCAGGGGCCTGTATTTTTCACGTTCACCGGATTTCCCTGATACCGCGATCCCACACTTCAAATCAATAACAGGTATGATCTCAATCATCGGTATAACTCCTGATTAGCTCAATTCTGAATATTTATGTCTCTGGAATACTTAAAGCTTCATTTAATATGAGGGGCTAAAAATAGGGATCTACAATAAAAGGAGTTAGAGGTTGTGGAAAAAATTGAAATGCGGTCCATTATCCCTGGACCATTATGAGTTTACCTGTCTTGGGGTCACGGTAGACTGTTCCCATCTCAACGTACCCCTGGCCTGAACCAGAGGTGGTCTGCGGGGTATCATTGAGTTCCTGACCCTTCTGGACCTCAACAGCCTTCTTCATGGCCTCCATGGTCTCCTGTCTCTCCTGGGGAGTCATATCAGCAAATACAACGTTCTGCATGTTCCATGAGAGTACCAGGAATATCAGGAAACCAACTGAGAGTACCAGCATGGCGTCAACCAGGTTGGCGCTTCCAGCCATGGGGTCCTCTTCATTTTGATCCGATAGGAGTCTTCGCCGGCGCCTGAGCGGCATTATCCATCACCTCCAGCACTGCCTCGGCCATTGTCTCAAGGTTTGAGAGGTACTCCTCATACCATCTCCTCCTGACCTTGGAGATGACGTAGGCTATACCCCCAGATGCAAGTCCCACAACTGTTGTGTCGAAGGCTATGATGATGGCCTGGGCCAGTGTATTGATGTCACCCGCACCGAGGGCTGCAAGACCTGGACCCATGGGTATGAGTGTCCCCATCAATCCAAGGGTTGGGCCGAGTCTGGTTACAATGTCTGTCTTCTCCAGGCTCTTTGCAGCCTTGAGTTCCTCGTTCTCTATCAATTTCCTTGCAAGGGCCTCCCTTGATTTAGGTCCAAGTTCAGTTGTCCCTGCAATGTCCATGAGCACCGCCTTCTGGCTCTGGGGTATCTCCATTGAATCAACGACCTCAATTATCTTCTCGGGGGTTCCTGGATTTGAAATTGATTTTATTGCTGATTCAAGTTCCTTAACATCAGTCCTTATCCTTCCAGAGTACTCTGATATGAGCCCTCCAAGGGTCACTATGGCGTATACCATGAATAACAGCAGGCCCGCTATAACAGGTATGAGGAGGCTCTGGGAGACAACGTGTAGTGCACCGCTCAGTATCTCACTGCCGGGTACTGCAACCATACATATCACCTCTTACTATTCTATGAACGTGCTTTTTCTCTTGTTAAGGTAGATTCCAAGCCCCATCAGGGCTAGGGTTCCAAGGACCACGTATATTATCGTGTCTATCCCTGGCACCGTGAGGGGTGTCATCTTCATGCTCATGACGCTGTTCACGTTTGGGAGCACTATGGCAGCCGTGAGGAAGTATAGGCCGGCAAAGAGCATGAAGTTTCCAAGTAGAACCGGGTATGGTTTCCTGATTGCGGCTGCGATTCCATTGGCGAAGACATAGAAGAAACCTATGAATGCTGCAAGGATTACTCCTGAGTACTTGCCAAGGGTAACCGCTGACACTCCAATTATCGGTGATACCAGAATTATGCTGACGATGACCGCCCCGAAACAGCAGGGGCATGGTGCAACCATTGCCACACATGCAGTCTTTGCTGTGTCACGTCTGTGTTCCTTCCACTCCCTGAGAGTGTGGACACCCGCGAATATGAGAATGGCTGCCATTATGATTGTTATGAGGGAACTGTAGGTGTTGAAGAAGCCCTGAAGCGAGTTCATGTAGGCATCTGCCAGGGCTGCAAGTGCATACACCCCCACTCCGTAACCTGCGGTTATGAGGGCCGCCATCTTCCTTGATAGTCCTGCAAAGCCCATCGCCAGTCCAATCTTCACACCGAATATCAGGAGAACCGATAGGATCCCCGCCTGCCACAGTAGATTTGCAATGTCCATGATCCACACCTTCCACCTTCAAGTTTTGTGATTAATTAGTATATAAATTAAATTATTACGTATTCCTGACTTAGATGCTCTATTTTATTACTACATTTTTTATTACTGCGCTCAGGTTCTGAATAATAACTCATTCAAATAAATTTTATTGAAATTAAAGTTAATCTGATATTTAAGTTTTTTCAAAAAAGAAAATGGGGAGGATGTTATCTCCTTCCCGGTCCAAAGAAGTATCCAACTCCAACGAGGACCAGAATGGCTACAATACCTACCACACCATATACTGGAAACTCCGTTCTCTGTTTCACTGTTGATGGAGTCTCTGTAACCTCATATGACTTCTTCTGACCACTTTCTCCAGCTGCAGAATTCTCTGACATGGCTGATGCCTGTGAAACTGCAGAAAATGCTCCCTGTGAACTTCCTCTGGAATGGCTTCTTCCGCCGCCTGAACCCCCAGATCCAGTCGCTGGCTTTGAAGGTCCTGTGGTTGGACCGGTGGATGGATTTTCGCCGGGATTCACATCTGATGAAGGTTCAGGGGCAAATACCTGGGCACCTGTTGCTGCATAGAGTGCTGCTGTGAATCTTTTCCTGATATCTGATGACATGTACTGGCCAAGCCACTTCATAAGTTCCCTGTCACCACAGATGGAACCTGAACAGGAAACACCATTCTCTGCAACATAGCGTCCGAGATTCTCCGCAATAGTGGTAAGCTGTTCAGTCCTGGCATTCCAGTATCCCCTGTTTGCCATCTCAGCAAAGTGAGCCAGGATGTCCATTGCAGCATAGGGGTTCCTTGAGTAGTAGCTTGTGAGACCAAGATTGTACCTGTCTGCAACCAGAGCATCATAGTAGGAGTCCCAGAATTTGCTGTCCAGTAGATCGGGGACTGTGTACTCCCAGGATACAAGGTGTGATGTGTACTTTGCTATTGTCCTTGGCCCCTGGTAGCCCTCATTGAGGATGCTACGCAGCCAGTCAGGATTCAGGTACCTTGTCCTGTATTCAATTGCAAGGAACTGTTTAAGGGATAGTACCCTTGGATTTGCCGGGTTCGCATAGTGGAGCACATACAGATTGGGAGCTCTGCCATTGTTCATCATCTCAATGGCCATTGAGAGACCTCCGAAGTAGTCAAAGTAGTCGTCGTTATCTGCAACACCGTACAGGTTGGTGTTTCTGCTGTGGTATGCTGTCTGGATGCCCTTAAGGAGTTCCTTAAATGTTTCTGGCATTGAAACTCCCCATGACCTTTCACTGTATGCATGGCTCATCCTGTTGAAGTAGATCTCTGCGAGTTCGCTTCTATCGTTCCATGTCCATGACATCTCTGTTCCCTTGCTGACACCTGCACCGTAGTCCCCCACCGGAGGTGCGAATATCCTTGTGATGGCAACTTCTCCTGCATCATTGGCATTCATTCCTGCCTGCATGTACCTTATGGTGTCATTGATCCAGTGAATTGCAATGTAATTGGTACCCATGGGTTCGCTACCCTTGAAGCTGGTGTACTTTGCATCGACGAGGGTCTGCAGCACATAGTCCAGGGAACTTTTCAGTGCCGGGTGGGCTGCAACGATTTCACTGTAGGATGCCGCGAGGGCAACACGGTAGGCCCTGTCCATGTTTATGAGAAGCCTCGGGAACAGGTCCCTGAAGAGCCCGCTTGTTGTTACAACAGGGTCAACCCTTGGTCTTTCTGTGAATGCCGGGAGCCCTGAAGCTGATCTTAGAGCATTTATATCATCAAGTAGCTGTGAGAGTGGTGTTGCCTTCATATTTGAAGCTGAACCCGTAGATGACCATGTGGGCTCCACACCCATGAGTCTCAGGACAAATGAGACCATGGTTCCATCGTCACGTACCGTCTCAACACACCAGACAACTGCTGCAACCTTCTCAGGGATTCTGTCAAACTGCGCAAGTGCCATGTCTGCCAGGCGCTTACCCAGGTTCCATGCCGTCTTTGTTGGCATGAGGTTCTCTGAAACCGCATAGAAGTTGCTGCCAGTTGGAAGTGCTGAAGGGTTTCGCACAGGATCGTTACCTGCCCTTGGTGTTATGAATCCTCCATTAAGTGCATCCAGGAGTGAATTCATCTCTGAATTGAAGCTCTGATTTATCAATGCAACGTACTCAAGGGCCCTGTTAAGGAGTTCTGTTATCCGAGGATTGTCTGTTAGGCTTGATGGTGGTGTACCACCCATCACCTGGAGTATCCAGTTTACTGTTATGTTGTTGAGCTCCTCCGCCTGCAGTGCCGTGAGGTTATCGAAGTTCCAGCCCCTCGCGGCGGCTATGAGCCTCTGAAGTGAAGGGCTTGATGGTCCTCCATCCGATGAGACCATGGCTGCTGCCAGGAGTGCTATCTCCTCATCAGTCCACCTCAAACTGAAGGTGTGCAGTCCAACAGGCATCAGTGTCTGCTGAAGTACCACAAGGTAATCCTCTACCCTTTCAATGTCATCCACTGTGAAGTTTTCAGGGTTTATGCCCAGCTCTGCAGCCATGTTAAGTTTTATGACGAGGTTCCTGATGGAGTTGAAGTATTCCTGTTTCAGGGGACTTGAATTCGGGGTCTTTGCATAATCATCTATGACGGCCCTGAGTTCCAGAAGATCACCGTAAAGCTGTGTTGTTTTCATTGGAGGGGTTAGGTGATCTATTATTACAGCATAGCCCCTTCTCTTGGACTGTATACCCTCACCGACACCGTCCATTATGTAGATGTAGACTGAGGGCTTTGTACCGGCACATATCTGTGAGAAGTCGAAGCTGCTTAGTGCAACCTGCTTTCTTGGTAGCCACTCATAGGTGGCGTGTCTTCCAATGTGTACCTGTGCGTCTGCATTGAACACCGTGTTCACCCAGGCATACCATGCAAGGTACTGGTGTGGGGGTGCAACCACTGTACTGTGGTAGAGTTTATCAACATCAGCCTCCCATCCCCTCTGGGGTTCCGGGCCTATGAATACGTTTCCAAAGACCAGGCCGGGGATGACGATGTACTTCCTGCCGTTTCTCTCCACTGTCATGACGTTTCCTGGTGGAGATCCCCATCCATTGAATCCCGGGACAGCCAGGGCCTGGAACTCATTCTTGAACTGGTAGAAGAGATTCCATGCTGCATCGGTACTCTCCCCCGTCCTGGCACTGTTCAGAACTGTCCTTAGGGCTTCTGTCATGTTTCTGATCAGCGAAGATGCTGCCTGTGCCTTCTCAGGATAGGTGTTTGCAAGGGATAACATTTCTGAGGACCACTTATCAAGGGTTCCAAGGGCTGCCTTGTAGGCAGTATCACTTGAAGCATAGTTCAGGGCTAACTTCAGGACCTCCTCAATGTAACCAACCGGTCCCTCTATGACCTGTTTTCTTGCAACAGGGTTGAGGGTCTGGAACCATGCATAGTATTCCTCTGCATCCCACAGAATGACTGATGTGGCATTTGCAAGCCTTTCAAGTTCTCCTGGCGCCCATAAAGCAACATTTATTCCCCTCTCTGTCAGAAGTCTTACCAGGTCGTCAGCTGCCCGAGGGAACCCTGAAACACTGTATCCTGCACTCTGCAGTGACTTGAGAATCTCCACCAGGGTTTCCGGGACATTGAGATAGCTTGCACCTATGTTGCCCTTCCCGGGAGGGTAGTTGTAGTAGATTAGGGCCACCCTTTTCTCTGAGTTCATGAGGTACTTCAATCTCAACCAGTTGCTGATCCTGTTTACAAGGTAGTCCATCTGCTCCTCTATCGGAGTGTAGGCGACTATCTCAACACCGGTCATGTTATCCATGGACTTTGCAGGTGCTGCGACGAATATGGGTTCTATGATTCCCTGTGTCTCGGGTATTGCAATCTGGTAGTAGTTGTCGCTCCATAGAAGTCCATCATCTG
Encoded proteins:
- a CDS encoding DUF2162 domain-containing protein; this encodes MDIANLLWQAGILSVLLIFGVKIGLAMGFAGLSRKMAALITAGYGVGVYALAALADAYMNSLQGFFNTYSSLITIIMAAILIFAGVHTLREWKEHRRDTAKTACVAMVAPCPCCFGAVIVSIILVSPIIGVSAVTLGKYSGVILAAFIGFFYVFANGIAAAIRKPYPVLLGNFMLFAGLYFLTAAIVLPNVNSVMSMKMTPLTVPGIDTIIYVVLGTLALMGLGIYLNKRKSTFIE
- a CDS encoding HisA/HisF family protein, with the protein product MIEIIPVIDLKCGIAVSGKSGEREKYRPLESVYSPSPDPVNIALSLRAAGARSIYIADLDAIEGTGSNLEAVRRVNHILPVILDAGVRDRETFHFLLEFASRVVVATETLDSTGELEEILRNYPSERTVISVDVKDMKLHSRNLEMGLEEFRDLLTGYESDIILLDIGAVGTSGGFNRELLELFRPLIGRVIPGGGVLPEEIPELEAMGVRAVLVGRALHEGMVRPG
- a CDS encoding cobaltochelatase subunit CobN, with amino-acid sequence MRKHLITVTAVILMLMFCQSVAAADNSTEVSTGDSITANNTDQIKDPVVLVIHSSTSSKMTNDAAKRVMEIINPSQSGYNPQNRSTWAVRFEVRTTTQISKMDPAELKSLIESADIVIAEWLFDSGNFRNVMNAHPEIAFNRPNKIFIVLESDPDLTNMSQINGVKIFQGIPASVIGNTDTKNTILYDLKNSNEARLKNYVATYPQLAPWVTYGLYYAKKGTVNYENQFKLLLKNFTVMNGGTWPSVWEPAAPVTLPAEMLYRDGRVFTSLADYLAAYPLNTSRPTVGIAGLDSVLLSGDMAHFDSIIEKLTAKGLNVIPVVGAYSGVNGTQPLNIYSAMVKFFVYDPADPSRVITAAEYEANSSRYRYRIDALVSFTTFTLGSGFVNQTANLLERMNVPVFRAMISTKREEGEWIISDDGLLWSDNYYQIAIPETQGIIEPIFVAAPAKSMDNMTGVEIVAYTPIEEQMDYLVNRISNWLRLKYLMNSEKRVALIYYNYPPGKGNIGASYLNVPETLVEILKSLQSAGYSVSGFPRAADDLVRLLTERGINVALWAPGELERLANATSVILWDAEEYYAWFQTLNPVARKQVIEGPVGYIEEVLKLALNYASSDTAYKAALGTLDKWSSEMLSLANTYPEKAQAASSLIRNMTEALRTVLNSARTGESTDAAWNLFYQFKNEFQALAVPGFNGWGSPPGNVMTVERNGRKYIVIPGLVFGNVFIGPEPQRGWEADVDKLYHSTVVAPPHQYLAWYAWVNTVFNADAQVHIGRHATYEWLPRKQVALSSFDFSQICAGTKPSVYIYIMDGVGEGIQSKRRGYAVIIDHLTPPMKTTQLYGDLLELRAVIDDYAKTPNSSPLKQEYFNSIRNLVIKLNMAAELGINPENFTVDDIERVEDYLVVLQQTLMPVGLHTFSLRWTDEEIALLAAAMVSSDGGPSSPSLQRLIAAARGWNFDNLTALQAEELNNITVNWILQVMGGTPPSSLTDNPRITELLNRALEYVALINQSFNSEMNSLLDALNGGFITPRAGNDPVRNPSALPTGSNFYAVSENLMPTKTAWNLGKRLADMALAQFDRIPEKVAAVVWCVETVRDDGTMVSFVLRLMGVEPTWSSTGSASNMKATPLSQLLDDINALRSASGLPAFTERPRVDPVVTTSGLFRDLFPRLLINMDRAYRVALAASYSEIVAAHPALKSSLDYVLQTLVDAKYTSFKGSEPMGTNYIAIHWINDTIRYMQAGMNANDAGEVAITRIFAPPVGDYGAGVSKGTEMSWTWNDRSELAEIYFNRMSHAYSERSWGVSMPETFKELLKGIQTAYHSRNTNLYGVADNDDYFDYFGGLSMAIEMMNNGRAPNLYVLHYANPANPRVLSLKQFLAIEYRTRYLNPDWLRSILNEGYQGPRTIAKYTSHLVSWEYTVPDLLDSKFWDSYYDALVADRYNLGLTSYYSRNPYAAMDILAHFAEMANRGYWNARTEQLTTIAENLGRYVAENGVSCSGSICGDRELMKWLGQYMSSDIRKRFTAALYAATGAQVFAPEPSSDVNPGENPSTGPTTGPSKPATGSGGSGGGRSHSRGSSQGAFSAVSQASAMSENSAAGESGQKKSYEVTETPSTVKQRTEFPVYGVVGIVAILVLVGVGYFFGPGRR
- a CDS encoding DUF86 domain-containing protein, whose protein sequence is MVRKTIIRTKLKEIEESVKLVEENTPETFKEFSGLGLVKDGIYKRLEFSIENIFDICSILNSDLKLGVPGEEEDVFENLLRDNIISNEMGEKLRAMKAFRNILVHRYGKIDDEIAFNILKKHLPDFYDFMEKIEELLKKF
- a CDS encoding MotA/TolQ/ExbB proton channel family protein, with product MVAVPGSEILSGALHVVSQSLLIPVIAGLLLFMVYAIVTLGGLISEYSGRIRTDVKELESAIKSISNPGTPEKIIEVVDSMEIPQSQKAVLMDIAGTTELGPKSREALARKLIENEELKAAKSLEKTDIVTRLGPTLGLMGTLIPMGPGLAALGAGDINTLAQAIIIAFDTTVVGLASGGIAYVISKVRRRWYEEYLSNLETMAEAVLEVMDNAAQAPAKTPIGSK
- a CDS encoding PfkB family carbohydrate kinase — protein: MSSGSGYLLIGPVSRDIIVRGDSTEVKVGGAVYYYSRILSHLGTSHTALVTISEEDSELLEEFPDQTRVVPIYHDRTVEFENIYLNGDTSSRIQRSNFAENPIEVEDLDGLAEEDWTAVLAGPLLPSDIPLGTLEFLGERHRLYTGLQGYLRHPMGSSVILKPAVHIWRVMEAGDGVFLDVNELGTISDNPSRALRMLARHTSEAVVTCGRRGSVICHGGSRIRVMAVRAVRELDPTGLGDTYMAAYVHARRMVGPEAAGRFASLMATRKLEGEI
- a CDS encoding DUF2149 domain-containing protein, encoding MPLRRRRRLLSDQNEEDPMAGSANLVDAMLVLSVGFLIFLVLSWNMQNVVFADMTPQERQETMEAMKKAVEVQKGQELNDTPQTTSGSGQGYVEMGTVYRDPKTGKLIMVQG
- a CDS encoding nucleotidyltransferase domain-containing protein, which translates into the protein MDSMKMVKKALNEIKATRGFERVKFIILYGSAAGDRMHSGSDIDLCIYYDGDMEEASDFRFRLLSKLPEVFDVQIFQVLPLYIRVEVLKGKVIYCEDETFLHDIAWETIKEFEAFKNRFYDYIGEKPIE